In the Streptomyces sp. cg36 genome, one interval contains:
- a CDS encoding NADH-quinone oxidoreductase subunit B, which yields MKVVLNWGRRYSLWVFNFGLACCAIEFIAASMARHDFIRLGVIPFAPGPRQADLMIVSGTVTDKMAPAVKRLYEQMPEPKYVISFGACSNCGGPYWDSYSVTKGVDQIIPVDVYVPGCPPRPEALLQGILKLQEKIARESLEERYSTRPTTAQLTSGLVKAPVAADPEAVTSASAPAPAPAPAAAAPAAPGGAGGTSAADADVPADDTPTPGAAQ from the coding sequence ATGAAGGTGGTCCTCAACTGGGGCCGCCGCTACAGCCTCTGGGTGTTCAACTTCGGACTCGCCTGCTGCGCCATCGAATTCATCGCGGCCTCGATGGCCCGCCACGACTTCATCCGGCTCGGCGTGATCCCCTTCGCGCCCGGTCCGCGCCAGGCCGACCTCATGATCGTCTCCGGCACGGTGACGGACAAGATGGCCCCGGCCGTGAAGCGGCTGTACGAGCAGATGCCCGAGCCGAAGTACGTCATCTCCTTCGGCGCCTGCTCCAACTGCGGCGGCCCGTACTGGGACTCGTACTCGGTGACCAAGGGCGTCGACCAGATCATCCCGGTCGACGTCTACGTCCCCGGCTGCCCGCCCCGCCCCGAAGCGCTGCTCCAGGGCATCCTCAAGCTCCAGGAGAAGATCGCCCGCGAGTCGCTGGAGGAGCGCTACAGCACCCGCCCGACGACGGCCCAGCTGACGAGCGGGCTGGTGAAGGCGCCGGTGGCGGCGGATCCGGAGGCAGTGACATCGGCCTCCGCTCCGGCTCCTGCTCCGGCACCGGCGGCAGCCGCTCCGGCGGCGCCGGGGGGCGCCGGCGGAACCTCAGCGGCCGACGCCGACGTCCCCGCCGACGACACGCCGACCCCGGGGGCCGCGCAGTGA
- a CDS encoding NADH-quinone oxidoreductase subunit M yields the protein MQFLLAFVVVGPLLGAVAALLPAPPGLKGKSPEQAVLRHGVTVTGAILLAAVVLALGFDRDHASKMQATTDIKWIPTLNVRIHLGIDGISLPLLVLTALLTFLCALYSYFKMPAGPSPKAFVTLLLVLESGTLATFAVLDLLLFFLAFEMVLIPMYFLIARWGGGQRQAAAWKFILYTLLGSVVMLLGLLLIGLKTGTFDMVALATDNGRGMTTSVQVIAVLAIGLGLAVKTPMWPLHSWLPDAHTAAPTVGSVLLAGVLLKMGTYGFVRIVLPIAPDGMHRFAPYLAAFAVAGIIYGSLACLALAKRGNKGDLKRLIAYSSVGHMGFVLLGIASMTPTGVNGALFANIAHGLITGLLFFLVGALKDRYGTADLDTLAGATGAALYGRAPRLGGLLAFAAVASLGLPGLAGFWGEMLSMFGAFDPADGLSRPAFLTFVAIAALGTLLTAAYLLVVVRRVCMGATADRADEPRLADVQGYEVASWSPLVALTVLAGLWPAVLLGLTDPAVHQLLAGGKS from the coding sequence ATGCAGTTCCTTCTCGCGTTCGTCGTCGTCGGCCCGCTCCTGGGCGCGGTGGCGGCCCTCCTGCCCGCCCCGCCCGGGCTGAAGGGGAAGTCGCCCGAGCAGGCCGTGCTCCGCCACGGCGTGACGGTCACCGGCGCGATCCTGCTCGCGGCCGTCGTCCTGGCGCTCGGCTTCGACCGCGACCACGCGTCGAAGATGCAGGCCACGACGGACATCAAGTGGATCCCCACGCTCAATGTGCGCATCCACCTCGGCATCGACGGCATTTCCCTCCCCCTTCTGGTCCTGACCGCGCTGCTGACCTTCCTCTGCGCGCTGTACAGCTACTTCAAGATGCCCGCGGGGCCGTCCCCGAAGGCGTTCGTCACGCTGCTGCTCGTCCTGGAGTCCGGCACCCTCGCCACCTTCGCCGTCCTCGATCTGCTGCTGTTCTTCCTCGCGTTCGAGATGGTCCTCATCCCGATGTACTTCCTCATCGCCCGCTGGGGCGGTGGCCAAAGGCAGGCCGCCGCCTGGAAGTTCATCCTCTACACCCTGCTCGGCTCGGTCGTGATGCTGCTCGGCCTGCTGCTGATCGGGCTGAAGACCGGCACCTTCGACATGGTGGCACTCGCCACTGACAACGGCCGGGGCATGACCACGTCCGTGCAGGTCATCGCCGTTTTGGCGATCGGGCTCGGGCTCGCGGTGAAGACCCCGATGTGGCCCCTGCACAGCTGGCTGCCGGACGCGCACACCGCCGCGCCGACGGTCGGCTCGGTGCTGCTGGCCGGCGTCCTGCTGAAGATGGGTACGTACGGATTCGTCCGGATCGTCCTGCCGATCGCGCCGGATGGAATGCACCGGTTCGCCCCGTATCTGGCCGCCTTCGCCGTCGCCGGGATCATCTACGGTTCGCTGGCCTGCCTGGCCCTCGCCAAGCGGGGCAACAAGGGCGACCTCAAGCGCCTCATCGCCTACTCCTCCGTGGGCCACATGGGCTTCGTGCTCCTCGGCATCGCGAGCATGACCCCCACCGGCGTCAACGGCGCGCTCTTCGCCAACATCGCCCACGGCCTCATCACCGGCCTGCTGTTCTTCCTGGTCGGCGCCCTGAAGGACCGGTACGGCACGGCGGATCTGGACACCCTCGCCGGGGCCACCGGCGCCGCGCTCTACGGCCGCGCCCCGCGCCTGGGCGGCCTGCTCGCCTTCGCGGCCGTCGCCTCGCTCGGCCTGCCCGGCCTCGCCGGGTTCTGGGGCGAGATGCTCTCGATGTTCGGCGCCTTCGACCCCGCCGACGGCCTGAGCCGCCCCGCCTTCCTCACCTTCGTGGCCATCGCGGCCCTCGGCACTCTGCTCACCGCCGCGTACCTGCTGGTGGTCGTGCGCCGCGTCTGCATGGGCGCGACCGCCGACCGGGCCGACGAGCCGCGGCTCGCCGACGTCCAGGGGTACGAAGTGGCGTCCTGGAGCCCGCTCGTCGCCCTCACCGTCCTCGCCGGCCTGTGGCCCGCGGTCCTCCTCGGCCTCACCGATCCGGCCGTCCACCAGCTCCTCGCAGGAGGCAAGTCGTGA
- a CDS encoding NADH-quinone oxidoreductase subunit C: MTSYDRLPDAVAEIFGEEATAEEAYGLLTVDVPADSWIAALETARTTLGCTYFDWLSAVDEPGTGFRVCAHVVSLADRRVRRLLVRTTVPHTAPVLPSAVHVYAGAAWHERETHEMFGVTFEGHPHLVPLLLPEGFEGHPLRKDFVLAARVAKAWPGAKEPGESEHGGPKRRQMLPPGVPDPNDWGPLKGQLPPAPARTPRAAGDRPVRRTRTVAAGSASQPAPEGGTTAPETPTRPPRRTRSVSDGSASQAAAPATGEPATDTPARPVRRTRSASDGSASQAAAPAIEPATEPATGPGAPATEGTAAPETPARPARRSRSASDGSASQTSAPATGEPTADTPARPARRSRSAADGSASQAAAPAEESGSASSVARPENAAPPRTRSTDAPWNNPRPAFDDTPDTPAAPARTEPAPTAQPEPTPESRAADSAPTPEPGVDAAPEPEPEPEPESGTGTGTGTGTAEPETRPATGDRGTGNATGDRDRGPGASTRVHPAAEARPEPDPESDTPAGGDPA, from the coding sequence GTGACCTCGTACGACCGTCTGCCCGACGCCGTCGCGGAGATCTTCGGCGAGGAGGCCACCGCCGAGGAGGCGTACGGCCTCCTCACTGTCGACGTCCCCGCCGACTCCTGGATCGCCGCGCTGGAGACCGCCCGCACCACGCTGGGCTGCACCTACTTCGACTGGCTGAGCGCGGTCGACGAGCCGGGCACGGGCTTCCGCGTCTGCGCGCACGTCGTCTCCCTGGCGGACCGCCGCGTCCGCCGCCTCCTGGTCCGTACGACCGTGCCGCACACCGCGCCCGTCCTGCCCTCGGCCGTGCACGTGTACGCGGGCGCCGCCTGGCACGAGCGCGAGACGCACGAGATGTTCGGCGTCACGTTCGAGGGCCACCCCCATCTGGTTCCCCTCCTCCTCCCCGAGGGCTTCGAGGGCCACCCGCTGCGCAAGGACTTCGTCCTCGCGGCACGGGTCGCCAAGGCGTGGCCGGGCGCGAAGGAGCCGGGCGAGTCGGAGCACGGCGGGCCCAAGCGCCGCCAGATGCTCCCGCCGGGCGTCCCGGACCCCAACGACTGGGGCCCCCTGAAGGGCCAGCTCCCCCCGGCCCCCGCCCGCACCCCCCGGGCGGCGGGCGACCGCCCGGTACGCCGCACCCGTACGGTGGCCGCCGGCTCGGCCTCCCAGCCCGCGCCGGAGGGCGGCACCACCGCCCCCGAGACCCCGACCCGCCCCCCGCGCCGCACCCGCAGCGTCTCGGACGGCTCGGCATCCCAGGCGGCGGCCCCGGCAACGGGCGAGCCCGCAACGGACACCCCGGCCCGCCCCGTCCGCCGCACTCGCAGCGCGTCGGACGGCTCGGCCTCCCAAGCGGCGGCCCCAGCCATTGAACCGGCCACTGAACCGGCCACCGGTCCCGGCGCTCCGGCGACGGAAGGCACGGCCGCGCCCGAGACCCCGGCCCGTCCCGCGCGCCGCAGTCGCAGTGCGTCGGACGGCTCGGCATCCCAGACGTCGGCCCCGGCAACGGGTGAGCCCACAGCGGACACCCCGGCCCGCCCGGCCCGCCGTTCTCGCAGTGCGGCGGACGGCTCCGCGTCCCAGGCGGCGGCCCCCGCCGAGGAGTCCGGCTCCGCCTCCTCGGTCGCCCGGCCCGAGAACGCGGCCCCACCGCGCACCCGCAGCACGGACGCGCCCTGGAACAACCCGCGCCCGGCGTTCGACGACACCCCGGACACCCCGGCCGCACCCGCCCGTACGGAACCGGCGCCCACAGCCCAGCCCGAGCCCACCCCGGAGTCGAGGGCGGCCGACTCCGCACCCACTCCGGAGCCCGGGGTCGATGCCGCCCCGGAGCCGGAGCCGGAGCCGGAGCCGGAGTCGGGGACGGGGACGGGGACGGGGACGGGGACGGCCGAGCCCGAGACCAGGCCCGCCACCGGCGACCGTGGCACCGGCAACGCCACCGGCGACCGCGACCGCGGCCCCGGCGCCAGCACCCGCGTCCACCCCGCAGCCGAAGCCAGACCCGAACCCGACCCCGAATCCGACACCCCCGCCGGAGGCGATCCCGCGTGA
- the nuoK gene encoding NADH-quinone oxidoreductase subunit NuoK: MHLIYPAGLAVLLFCTGVYGVLARRNAILVLMSVELMLNAVNLNLVAFDVWLRDTVHAGQALTLFTIAIAAAEIGIGLAIVLAVYRNRGTSDIDRLRDTAEGSGPDDPSAEAQKAEAAA, encoded by the coding sequence ATGCACCTGATCTATCCGGCCGGTCTCGCCGTCCTGCTCTTCTGCACCGGCGTGTACGGAGTGCTCGCCCGCCGCAACGCGATCCTGGTCCTGATGTCCGTCGAGCTGATGCTCAACGCCGTCAACCTCAACCTGGTCGCCTTCGACGTCTGGCTGCGCGACACCGTGCACGCCGGACAGGCGCTCACCCTGTTCACCATCGCCATCGCCGCCGCCGAGATCGGCATCGGCCTGGCGATCGTCCTGGCGGTGTACCGCAACCGGGGCACCTCGGACATCGACCGGCTCCGCGACACCGCCGAGGGCTCCGGCCCCGACGACCCCTCCGCTGAGGCACAGAAGGCTGAGGCCGCCGCGTGA
- a CDS encoding NADH-quinone oxidoreductase subunit J, which yields MTHLLAQAAQAAQAAQAAGHHPVHHGFLSPTGVEIAFLLVGAVTFGAAVLTVTTKQLVHAALWLVVALGGIAVEYLLLTAEFIAWVQVLIYVGSVVVLLLFGLMLTKAPIGRSPDADSGNRWAALVVALAAAGALLWVVLDAFRTTWINLDGPGQGSTKVTGSILFRHWVLPFEALSVLLLAALVGAIVMSRKSGEPGGAVGSAPGDAPRDDLRDAPRDKEQR from the coding sequence ATGACACACCTCCTCGCCCAGGCAGCCCAAGCCGCCCAGGCAGCCCAGGCCGCCGGTCACCACCCGGTCCACCACGGCTTCCTCTCCCCGACCGGCGTCGAGATCGCGTTCCTCCTCGTCGGCGCCGTCACCTTCGGCGCGGCCGTCCTCACGGTCACGACCAAGCAGCTGGTGCACGCCGCCCTCTGGCTGGTCGTGGCGCTCGGCGGGATCGCCGTCGAGTACCTCCTGCTCACCGCCGAGTTCATCGCCTGGGTGCAGGTACTGATCTACGTCGGTTCCGTCGTGGTCCTCCTCCTCTTCGGTCTGATGCTCACCAAGGCCCCGATCGGCCGTTCCCCGGACGCCGACTCGGGCAACAGATGGGCCGCCCTCGTCGTCGCCCTGGCCGCCGCGGGCGCCCTCCTCTGGGTCGTCCTGGACGCCTTCCGTACGACGTGGATCAACCTGGACGGCCCCGGCCAAGGCTCCACCAAGGTCACCGGCTCGATCCTGTTCCGCCACTGGGTGCTGCCGTTCGAAGCGCTCTCCGTCCTCCTTCTCGCCGCCCTGGTCGGCGCGATCGTCATGTCCCGCAAGAGCGGCGAACCCGGCGGCGCCGTCGGCAGCGCCCCCGGCGACGCCCCCCGAGACGACCTGCGAGACGCCCCGCGAGACAAGGAGCAGCGCTGA
- a CDS encoding sensor histidine kinase, with protein sequence MTSTFRDEQPTGGRPGRRPARRPDLPNDDDRLPPVRFAYDRRTWQEVAHLLTNLPMALIGFVYVAVLVFTGAGLSVTVIGLPLLAVGLLGARQLGKLERARARALLGVRVEEPTPIPVRALRPGGPGGRGGATRWLWTSLKDPVGWRNVLYEFIRLPWGVFTFAITLISLFVAWPVLGFLARLLTNADRAMVRGLLSPSDDLERRIAELESDRGVVVDTAAADLRRIERDLHDGAQARLVALAMGLGLAKEKLLEDPDAAAAMVDEAHGEVKLALQELRDLARGIHPAVLTDRGLDAALSSVASRCTVPVRVTVDVRERPAAAIEGIAYFTVSELLQNISKHSGARTASVEVWRAGDRLLIQVEDDGRGGASLDGGSGLAGLAERLGAVDGLFVLDSPPDGPTVVTAELPWRARGPKE encoded by the coding sequence ATGACCAGCACTTTCCGCGACGAGCAGCCGACCGGCGGGCGCCCGGGCCGACGACCGGCCCGGCGGCCCGACCTGCCGAACGACGACGACCGACTGCCCCCGGTGCGGTTCGCGTACGACCGGCGGACCTGGCAGGAGGTCGCTCACCTCCTCACCAACCTCCCGATGGCGCTCATCGGCTTCGTCTACGTGGCCGTTCTCGTCTTCACCGGAGCCGGCCTCTCCGTCACGGTGATCGGCCTGCCGCTGCTCGCGGTCGGGCTGCTCGGCGCCCGTCAGCTCGGCAAGCTGGAGCGGGCCCGCGCCCGCGCGCTGCTGGGCGTACGGGTCGAGGAGCCCACGCCGATCCCGGTCCGGGCGCTGCGGCCGGGCGGGCCCGGCGGCAGGGGCGGGGCCACGCGCTGGCTGTGGACGAGCCTGAAGGACCCGGTCGGCTGGCGGAACGTGCTGTACGAGTTCATCCGGCTGCCCTGGGGCGTCTTCACCTTCGCGATCACGCTGATCAGCCTCTTCGTGGCGTGGCCGGTGCTCGGCTTCCTCGCCAGGCTGCTCACCAACGCCGACCGGGCGATGGTGCGCGGGCTCCTCTCGCCCTCCGACGACCTGGAGCGGCGGATCGCCGAACTGGAGTCGGACCGGGGCGTGGTGGTGGACACGGCGGCGGCCGACCTGCGCCGCATCGAGCGGGATCTGCACGACGGGGCGCAGGCGCGGCTGGTCGCCCTCGCCATGGGGCTCGGCCTCGCCAAGGAGAAGCTCCTGGAGGACCCGGACGCGGCGGCGGCGATGGTCGACGAGGCGCACGGCGAGGTGAAGCTGGCCCTCCAGGAGCTGCGCGACCTGGCCCGGGGCATCCACCCCGCCGTCCTGACCGACCGCGGCCTGGACGCCGCACTCTCCTCCGTCGCCTCCCGCTGCACCGTGCCGGTCCGGGTCACCGTGGACGTACGGGAACGGCCCGCGGCGGCCATCGAGGGCATCGCCTACTTCACGGTCTCCGAGCTGCTCCAGAACATCAGCAAGCACAGCGGCGCGCGGACCGCCTCGGTGGAGGTGTGGCGGGCGGGCGACCGGCTGCTCATCCAGGTCGAGGACGACGGCCGCGGCGGGGCGAGCCTCGACGGCGGCTCCGGGCTGGCGGGCCTGGCCGAGCGGCTGGGCGCGGTGGACGGGCTCTTCGTCCTGGACTCGCCGCCCGACGGGCCCACCGTCGTCACGGCGGAGCTGCCGTGGCGGGCGCGGGGCCCGAAGGAATAG
- a CDS encoding NADH-quinone oxidoreductase subunit A, whose protein sequence is MPEPTVRQLSADYFHSYSVVGLLAVVGVLFVAVAFGAGRLLRPVVPTPEKLLTYECGVDPVGEGWAHTQVRYYVYAFLYVIFAVDSIFLFPWATVFAAPGFGAATLVEMFIFLGFLAVGLLYAWKKGVLEWT, encoded by the coding sequence GTGCCGGAACCGACCGTACGCCAGCTGTCGGCGGACTACTTCCACAGCTATTCGGTCGTCGGACTGCTCGCCGTCGTCGGCGTGCTGTTCGTCGCGGTGGCCTTCGGGGCCGGGCGCCTGCTGCGGCCCGTGGTCCCGACACCGGAGAAGCTGCTCACGTACGAATGCGGCGTGGACCCCGTCGGCGAGGGCTGGGCGCACACCCAGGTGCGCTACTACGTCTACGCCTTCCTGTACGTGATCTTCGCCGTCGACTCGATCTTCCTCTTCCCGTGGGCGACCGTCTTCGCCGCCCCCGGATTCGGCGCGGCCACCCTGGTCGAGATGTTCATCTTCCTCGGCTTCCTGGCCGTGGGACTGCTCTACGCATGGAAGAAGGGCGTCCTCGAATGGACGTGA
- a CDS encoding NADH-quinone oxidoreductase subunit H: MNDALDVALRLLVVFAVFLVLPLVIGQTEHKVMAHMQGRLGPMYAGGFHGWAQLVADGVKFAQKEDVVPADADRRVFQLAPAVALLPYLLVLVAIPVGPSEGAVGQVVDAGIFFVLAVMGVGVLGSLMAGWASANKFSLLGGLRTAAQLLAYELPMLLAAASVAMAAGTVSLPGILNAFEWWWLPWQIVGALVFFIAGLAELQRPPFDMPVADSEIIFGAYTEYTGLRFALFLLAEYAGIVVLCGLTTVLFLGGWHGPFGADGLGWVWTLLKTALLAFVVIWLRVSYPRLREDQLQKLAWTTLIPLALAQIALTGIVKVAIS; this comes from the coding sequence GTGAACGACGCACTCGACGTCGCCCTCCGGCTCCTCGTCGTCTTCGCCGTGTTCCTCGTGCTGCCCCTGGTCATCGGGCAGACCGAGCACAAGGTGATGGCCCACATGCAGGGCCGCCTCGGCCCGATGTACGCCGGCGGCTTCCACGGCTGGGCCCAGCTCGTCGCCGACGGCGTGAAGTTCGCGCAGAAGGAGGACGTGGTCCCGGCCGACGCCGACCGCCGCGTCTTCCAGCTCGCCCCCGCCGTCGCCCTCCTGCCCTACCTCCTCGTCCTGGTCGCCATCCCGGTCGGCCCGAGCGAGGGGGCGGTCGGCCAGGTCGTGGACGCGGGCATCTTCTTCGTCCTCGCCGTCATGGGCGTCGGTGTACTCGGCTCGCTGATGGCGGGCTGGGCCTCGGCCAACAAGTTCTCCCTCCTCGGCGGACTCCGCACCGCCGCCCAGCTCCTCGCGTACGAGCTGCCGATGCTGCTCGCCGCCGCCTCCGTCGCGATGGCGGCCGGCACCGTCTCCCTCCCCGGCATCCTCAACGCCTTCGAGTGGTGGTGGCTGCCCTGGCAGATCGTCGGCGCCCTGGTCTTCTTCATCGCCGGGCTCGCCGAACTCCAGCGCCCGCCCTTCGACATGCCGGTCGCCGACTCGGAGATCATCTTCGGCGCGTACACCGAGTACACGGGTCTGCGCTTCGCCCTCTTCCTCCTCGCCGAGTACGCCGGAATCGTCGTCCTGTGCGGCCTCACCACCGTCCTGTTCCTGGGCGGCTGGCACGGCCCCTTCGGCGCCGACGGACTCGGCTGGGTGTGGACGCTCCTCAAGACCGCTCTCCTCGCCTTCGTCGTCATCTGGCTGCGCGTCAGCTATCCGCGGCTGCGCGAGGACCAGCTGCAGAAGCTCGCCTGGACCACGCTCATCCCGCTCGCTCTCGCGCAGATCGCGCTCACCGGCATCGTGAAGGTGGCGATCAGCTGA
- a CDS encoding NADH-quinone oxidoreductase subunit I, with protein MAANLPSTRSRFPGSGLAKGLAVTLRTMTKKTVTAQYPDAQPELPPRSRGVIGLFEENCTVCMLCARECPDWCIYIDSHKETIPAAAPGGRERSRNVLDRFAIDFSLCMYCGICIEVCPFDALFWSPEFEYAETDIHELTHERDKLRDWMWTVPAPPALDPGAEEPKEIVSARKAAEKLAAAEAARAAEPAAATDEAEEGPA; from the coding sequence ATGGCTGCAAACCTCCCGTCCACCCGGTCCCGCTTCCCGGGCTCCGGCCTCGCCAAGGGCCTGGCCGTCACCCTGCGGACGATGACCAAGAAGACGGTCACCGCGCAGTACCCCGACGCCCAGCCCGAACTCCCGCCCCGCAGCCGGGGCGTGATCGGCCTGTTCGAGGAGAACTGCACGGTCTGCATGCTCTGCGCCCGTGAGTGCCCCGACTGGTGCATCTACATCGACTCCCACAAGGAGACGATCCCGGCCGCCGCCCCCGGTGGCCGCGAGCGCAGCCGCAACGTCCTCGACCGCTTCGCCATCGACTTCTCCCTCTGCATGTACTGCGGTATCTGCATCGAGGTGTGTCCTTTCGACGCGCTGTTCTGGTCGCCCGAGTTCGAGTACGCGGAGACGGACATCCACGAACTCACCCACGAGCGCGACAAGCTCCGCGACTGGATGTGGACCGTCCCGGCCCCGCCCGCCCTGGACCCCGGCGCCGAGGAGCCCAAGGAGATCGTCTCGGCCCGCAAGGCCGCCGAGAAGCTCGCCGCCGCCGAGGCGGCACGGGCCGCCGAACCGGCCGCCGCCACCGACGAGGCCGAGGAGGGCCCGGCATGA
- a CDS encoding NADH-quinone oxidoreductase subunit L: MTTTTLAVLVPLLPFLGAVAGLLLGRTAPGFVRPLAVLPTLAAFALAVAVAADQGGGKSIDASTRLTPTGSVPIDLALHLDGFAVLVAVLVGLVATCVQLYSTGYLRDDPRYPSYAALVSLFTSAMLLVVYSGDLMVLLVGWEIMGICSYFLVGHYWETPEARAASLKAFLVTKLGDVPFLIGLFALATDAGTFRITGVVQAALTGGIDHPTLIALLLLAGVAGKSAQFPLHTWLPDAMAGPTPVSALIHAATMVAAGVYFVARLLPVFAASAAALTVLAVMAAVTMVGSALAALAQDDIKRVLAYSTIGQLGYMTGALAVGDRGAAVFHLLSHGAFKALLFLAAGVIIHAAGTNSLSAMSRMDGLAKRIPDAYWTMTVALLALSAIPPFAGFFSKEAVLSAAEHTAVGDSAVAPEGSGWIVLIAGLLTALLTAAYAMRLWLMAFHGKGAPAPDHGRQPVAMNAVLWVLAIPSIGFGLTTGYLDDWFDGHALTPALTTSVLSTGVALVGGLVTYATWRHTSALAARTPIGAVAAHPEADGGAVEEEAIASHTPAYGDIASAQDPADPGRLLLGPLHRHAATGFHLDAVYRKLFVRPVLAAASLVRFLDREVVETYVQAAGAVPRWLGTAVRKAQTGNVQTYLSALLAGSAVLALVAVVLANVNAGS; this comes from the coding sequence GTGACCACCACGACCCTCGCCGTACTCGTCCCCCTCCTGCCGTTCCTCGGCGCGGTCGCCGGACTGCTGCTCGGCCGCACCGCCCCCGGGTTCGTCCGGCCCCTGGCCGTCCTGCCGACGCTGGCCGCCTTCGCGCTGGCCGTCGCCGTCGCCGCGGACCAGGGCGGCGGCAAGTCGATCGACGCCTCGACCCGGCTCACCCCGACCGGCTCCGTCCCGATCGACCTGGCCCTGCACCTCGACGGCTTCGCCGTGCTGGTCGCCGTGCTGGTCGGCCTGGTGGCGACCTGTGTGCAGCTGTATTCGACCGGGTACCTGCGCGACGACCCGCGCTACCCCTCGTACGCCGCTCTCGTCTCCCTCTTCACCTCCGCGATGCTGCTCGTCGTCTACTCCGGCGACCTGATGGTGCTGCTGGTCGGCTGGGAGATCATGGGCATCTGCTCGTACTTCCTGGTCGGCCACTACTGGGAGACCCCCGAGGCGCGGGCCGCCTCCCTGAAGGCGTTCCTGGTCACCAAGCTCGGTGACGTCCCCTTCCTGATCGGTCTGTTCGCCCTGGCCACCGACGCCGGTACGTTCCGGATCACCGGGGTCGTCCAGGCCGCGCTGACCGGCGGGATCGACCACCCGACGCTGATCGCCCTGCTGCTCCTGGCCGGTGTGGCGGGCAAGTCGGCGCAGTTCCCGCTGCACACCTGGCTGCCCGACGCGATGGCGGGCCCGACCCCCGTCTCCGCGCTGATCCACGCGGCCACGATGGTCGCCGCCGGTGTCTACTTCGTGGCCCGCCTCCTTCCCGTCTTCGCGGCGTCGGCCGCCGCCCTGACCGTGCTCGCCGTGATGGCCGCCGTCACGATGGTCGGCTCGGCGCTCGCCGCCCTCGCGCAGGACGACATCAAGCGCGTCCTCGCCTACTCGACCATCGGCCAGCTCGGCTATATGACCGGCGCCCTGGCCGTCGGGGACCGCGGCGCCGCCGTCTTCCACCTCCTGTCGCACGGCGCCTTCAAGGCGCTGCTCTTCCTCGCGGCGGGCGTGATCATCCACGCCGCCGGCACCAACTCCCTGTCGGCCATGTCGCGCATGGACGGCCTGGCCAAGCGCATCCCCGACGCGTACTGGACGATGACCGTCGCCCTGCTCGCGCTCTCCGCGATCCCTCCCTTCGCCGGTTTCTTCTCCAAGGAGGCCGTCCTGTCGGCGGCCGAGCACACCGCCGTCGGTGACAGCGCGGTCGCCCCGGAGGGCTCCGGCTGGATCGTCCTGATCGCCGGGCTGCTGACCGCCCTGCTCACCGCCGCGTACGCCATGCGGCTGTGGCTGATGGCCTTCCACGGCAAGGGCGCGCCCGCCCCCGACCACGGCCGCCAGCCGGTGGCGATGAACGCGGTGCTCTGGGTGCTCGCGATCCCCTCGATCGGCTTCGGGCTGACCACCGGCTACCTCGACGACTGGTTCGACGGCCACGCGCTGACCCCGGCCCTGACGACCTCGGTGCTCTCGACCGGTGTCGCCCTGGTCGGCGGACTCGTCACGTACGCCACCTGGCGGCACACCAGCGCCCTGGCCGCCCGCACCCCGATCGGCGCGGTCGCCGCCCACCCGGAGGCGGACGGAGGGGCGGTCGAGGAAGAGGCCATCGCCAGCCACACCCCGGCCTACGGCGACATCGCCTCCGCCCAGGACCCGGCCGACCCGGGCCGGCTGCTGCTCGGGCCGCTGCACCGCCACGCGGCGACCGGCTTCCACCTGGACGCGGTCTACCGGAAGCTGTTCGTCCGCCCCGTGCTCGCCGCCGCCTCCCTGGTCCGCTTCCTGGACCGCGAGGTCGTGGAGACGTACGTACAGGCCGCGGGCGCCGTCCCGCGCTGGCTGGGCACGGCCGTCCGCAAGGCCCAGACCGGCAATGTGCAGACCTACCTCAGCGCGCTGCTCGCCGGCTCCGCCGTCCTGGCGCTCGTCGCCGTCGTCCTCGCCAACGTCAACGCCGGATCGTGA